The Glycine soja cultivar W05 chromosome 3, ASM419377v2, whole genome shotgun sequence genome window below encodes:
- the LOC114406237 gene encoding 7-methylxanthosine synthase 1-like yields the protein MARERVLRMNDGVGETSYADNSTVQQKVILKVKPILEESIKRLCCTNFKSKLRVADLGCASGPNALMVMYDIVTIIDNTKLSLNQEGQVIWLQIYLNDLFENDFNNIFKLLPSFYQRVQERRDGVGACVVNATPGSFYGRLFPNNYIHFFQSSYSLHWLSQTPEELIKGAKPLNKGNIYITTTSSPIVFKAYLEQFQRDFSFFLKSRSDELKVGGIMVLTFQGREKAHEITHPLVVIGMLLKDMILEGLVEETKLDSFNLPIYFPTMEEVREVIEAEGSFTLQTLKTFKLGWDANLQDEVNGSLLDSKIRGEFIAKSIRVVFEPILTVEFGNEIMDELFSRFATKISQLIEFEALEYTNLVMSMGKA from the exons ATGGCAAGAGAACGAGTCCTTCGCATGAATGATGGTGTGGGAGAAACAAGCTACGCAGACAACTCAACAGTTCAA CAAAAAGTGATATTGAAAGTGAAGCCTATACTTGAAGAAAGCATCAAGAGGTTGTGTTGCACCAATTTTAAAAGTAAGTTGAGGGTGGCGGATTTAGGATGTGCTTCGGGACCAAATGCACTTATGGTCATGTACGATATCGTAACTATCATTGATAACACTAAACTAAGCTTAAATCAAGAGGGACAAGTGATTTGGTTGCAAATTTATCTCAATGATCTGTTTGAAAATGATTTCAATAATATCTTCAAGTTGCTTCCTAGTTTCTACCAAAGGGTACAAGAAAGGCGAGATGGAGTAGGTGCATGCGTTGTCAATGCAACACCAGGGAGCTTTTACGGAAGACTCTTTCCGAATAATTACATTCACTTCTTTCAATCTTCCTATAGCCTCCATTGGCTCTCACAA ACCCCTGAAGAGTTGATCAAGGGAGCAAAACCACTAAACAAGGGAAACATTTATATAACAACTACAAGCTCTCCAATAGTCTTTAAAGCATACTTAGAGCAATTCCAAAGAGATTTcagtttttttctaaaatcacgTTCAGATGAACTAAAAGTTGGTGGCATTATGGTACTAACTTTCCAAGGCAGAGAAAAAGCTCATGAAATTACTCATCCTTTAGTGGTGATTGGGATGCTGCTCAAAGATATGATATTAGAG GGTTTGGTTGAGGAGACAAAGTTGGACTCATTTAACTTGCCTATATATTTTCCAACGATGGAGGAAGTTAGAGAAGTTATTGAAGCAGAAGGATCTTTTACCCTACAAACATTGAAAACTTTCAAACTGGGTTGGGATGCAAACCTTCAAGATGAAGTTAATGGTTCTCTTCTTGATAGTAAAATAAGAGGAGAGTTCATAGCTAAGTCCATCAGAGTTGTTTTTGAACCCATTTTAACTGTTGAATTTGGCAATGAGATCATGGATGAATTATTCTCAAGGTTTGCAACTAAGATTTCACAACTCATAGAGTTCGAAGCATTGGAGTATACAAACTTGGTCATGTCCATGGGAAAAGCATAA